The following proteins are encoded in a genomic region of Chryseobacterium cucumeris:
- a CDS encoding DUF2911 domain-containing protein, whose protein sequence is MKTILKSATVLVATMTISMNAFAQEAKKPASPPATATGKIKDANITINYSSPSVKGRTIWGGLEAYDKVWRAGANEATTFETDKDITVQGKKLPAGKYSFFLIPKQSGTWTAIFNKEPKQWGAYKYEQAKDALRVDVKTKALPATQETLVYKINSNGFTMDWDKISVPVEIK, encoded by the coding sequence ATGAAAACGATTCTTAAATCTGCAACTGTACTTGTTGCTACGATGACGATCTCAATGAATGCCTTTGCACAGGAGGCTAAAAAACCTGCCAGCCCTCCTGCTACGGCTACAGGAAAAATTAAAGATGCCAACATTACAATAAACTATAGCAGCCCTTCTGTGAAAGGACGTACAATCTGGGGCGGTCTGGAAGCTTATGATAAAGTTTGGCGGGCGGGAGCCAATGAAGCCACTACTTTTGAAACGGATAAAGATATTACCGTTCAGGGTAAAAAACTGCCTGCAGGTAAATACAGCTTTTTCTTAATCCCTAAACAAAGCGGAACCTGGACAGCCATTTTTAACAAAGAACCAAAACAATGGGGTGCTTATAAATACGAACAAGCTAAAGATGCTTTACGTGTTGATGTAAAAACAAAAGCTTTGCCAGCAACACAGGAAACTTTAGTTTATAAAATAAACAGTAATGGATTTACAATGGATTGGGACAAAATCTCAGTTCCTGTAGAGATAAAATAA
- a CDS encoding SDR family oxidoreductase: MQFNFPLLPEKLILRKFVSKNLTMENVFNYNNELQGKIALVTGGTKGTGKAIAERLLQAGAMVIITARNAPEKENSNLHFIPADLSKAEGTQKVISEVLSAYGRLDILVNNLGSSSTPAGGFAALTDEDWESTLQANLLAPVRLDRGFLPQMIERKNGVIIHIASIQGKLPLYDSTLPYAASKAGLRNYSKSLSNEVTPKGVRVLAVSPGWINTTASEAWLGEIARNANSTIEEAQNSVMDALGGIPFGRPAEPKEVAELVGFLVSPRASYLTGTEFIIDGGTVPTI; the protein is encoded by the coding sequence ATGCAATTCAATTTTCCGTTATTGCCTGAAAAATTGATACTTCGGAAATTTGTATCAAAGAATTTAACAATGGAAAATGTATTTAATTACAACAACGAACTTCAAGGTAAAATTGCCCTAGTAACAGGCGGAACAAAAGGAACCGGTAAAGCAATAGCAGAAAGACTGCTGCAAGCTGGTGCAATGGTTATAATAACTGCGAGAAACGCGCCTGAAAAAGAAAACAGCAACCTGCATTTCATTCCTGCCGATTTGAGTAAAGCAGAAGGAACACAAAAAGTCATCAGCGAAGTGCTGTCGGCTTATGGGAGACTGGACATTCTTGTGAACAACTTGGGTTCTTCATCAACACCCGCTGGTGGATTTGCAGCATTAACCGATGAAGATTGGGAATCAACCTTACAAGCTAATTTGCTTGCTCCGGTTCGACTGGACAGAGGGTTTTTACCACAAATGATAGAGCGAAAAAATGGTGTAATTATTCACATCGCTTCCATCCAGGGTAAATTACCCCTTTATGATTCAACCTTACCTTATGCAGCTTCAAAAGCAGGACTGAGAAACTATAGTAAAAGTTTATCGAACGAAGTTACCCCAAAAGGTGTTCGGGTACTGGCTGTTTCACCAGGGTGGATCAATACAACAGCTTCGGAAGCCTGGCTGGGTGAAATTGCGAGAAACGCAAACAGTACTATAGAAGAAGCGCAAAACAGCGTTATGGATGCATTGGGCGGAATACCTTTCGGAAGACCTGCCGAACCGAAAGAAGTAGCTGAATTAGTTGGTTTTCTTGTTTCACCAAGAGCCAGTTATTTAACCGGAACTGAATTTATAATCGATGGCGGTACAGTGCCAACCATTTAA
- a CDS encoding winged helix-turn-helix transcriptional regulator, producing the protein MHERKIPLNLNCGLDLIGEVLYGKWKIRLLWFINEGHLRPSELQRKIPDASRRVLNIQLKELEEHELVTKKIYAQVPPKVEYSLTDFGKTLIPIISALGYWGDENEERLRRVILNRMGEKG; encoded by the coding sequence ATGCATGAAAGAAAAATACCCTTGAATTTAAACTGCGGTCTTGACCTTATCGGTGAAGTCCTTTACGGTAAATGGAAAATCCGTCTGCTGTGGTTTATCAATGAGGGTCATCTGCGCCCAAGTGAATTACAGCGTAAAATTCCGGATGCTTCGAGACGCGTTTTAAATATCCAGTTAAAAGAACTTGAAGAGCACGAACTTGTTACAAAGAAAATTTATGCTCAGGTTCCACCAAAAGTTGAATATTCTCTCACAGATTTTGGAAAGACATTGATTCCGATAATTTCTGCACTGGGATATTGGGGTGATGAAAATGAAGAGAGGCTGAGAAGAGTGATTTTGAACAGGATGGGTGAGAAGGGTTGA
- a CDS encoding tetratricopeptide repeat protein, producing MQKITLFFLSLIKIIFAQEGIGVINNNLYVSMDVGAKSISFQENKKGILFLAVKRILLIFFLFLSGIFYTQKWSPEQIDRLQNKIGSQYIQKGRIHDGIEQTKKSIELSEEINYTKGKARGYIHMVNFLHSLGKYNEEQLYLQKAEALYNTFEDDPALLSAFFAAYGKNYQELGLIAKSNESFDKALQEAVKIKDKQRKRKRLHYIYGCKAINFGLIEYNDSMYYYIHKAYKILPRVVEATNLTSYFLENKKNPDSAKFYLDEAEGLLKNSTETFDFLVFNYMSGQYYESIKNYNKALEFYEKSLALSIKMNRPKNMMKNYKEIAEIYNLQNNLYKANEYLKKYTKIRDSFEKGNLIALQTSGKKIIDDEKKQIQDSNKKWYYIITGLFSGITILIVLRCFGYYNKIQKKDLLLKESTTTIWQKDLQVKVLEQKVNETFDEIIQLAKENHPEFWGRFQEVYPDFRSKILSINPTLKVSELVLSAYIYLGFNTKDIANYTFKAVQTIKNNKYNLRKRLNIPAQEDIVVWIRNKTDKEINI from the coding sequence ATGCAAAAGATAACTTTATTTTTTTTATCCCTTATCAAAATTATTTTCGCACAGGAAGGGATAGGTGTAATTAATAATAATTTATATGTTTCAATGGATGTAGGGGCAAAAAGTATTTCTTTTCAGGAAAATAAGAAGGGTATATTATTCCTGGCAGTGAAGAGGATATTATTAATCTTTTTTTTGTTTTTGTCCGGTATATTCTATACTCAGAAATGGTCTCCTGAACAAATAGACCGTTTACAAAACAAAATAGGAAGCCAATACATTCAGAAAGGCAGAATTCATGATGGGATTGAACAAACTAAAAAGTCAATAGAATTGTCAGAGGAAATAAATTATACAAAAGGCAAGGCAAGAGGATATATTCATATGGTAAATTTTCTTCATTCCTTGGGAAAGTACAATGAAGAACAGCTATACCTGCAAAAGGCGGAAGCTTTGTATAATACATTTGAAGACGATCCTGCATTACTCTCAGCATTTTTTGCTGCTTACGGAAAAAACTACCAGGAATTAGGATTAATAGCAAAATCCAACGAAAGCTTTGATAAAGCACTTCAAGAAGCTGTGAAAATAAAAGATAAACAGCGAAAGAGAAAACGTCTTCATTATATTTATGGGTGTAAAGCTATAAACTTCGGACTGATTGAATATAATGATTCCATGTACTATTATATACACAAAGCTTATAAAATTTTACCAAGAGTAGTGGAAGCAACTAATCTTACAAGCTATTTTCTCGAAAATAAGAAAAATCCTGATTCTGCAAAATTTTATCTTGACGAGGCTGAAGGTTTACTTAAAAACTCTACGGAGACATTTGACTTTTTGGTATTTAATTATATGTCCGGACAGTATTATGAAAGTATAAAAAACTACAATAAGGCTTTGGAGTTCTACGAAAAATCTCTCGCTTTATCAATTAAGATGAACAGACCCAAAAACATGATGAAGAATTACAAAGAAATAGCTGAAATATATAATCTTCAGAATAATCTTTATAAAGCCAATGAATATCTGAAAAAATATACAAAAATTAGGGATAGCTTTGAGAAAGGTAATTTGATTGCTTTACAGACCTCTGGAAAAAAAATCATAGATGATGAAAAGAAACAGATCCAAGATTCGAATAAGAAATGGTATTACATAATTACAGGATTATTTTCAGGGATAACTATTCTAATAGTTTTACGATGCTTTGGATATTACAACAAAATACAGAAAAAGGATCTGTTGTTGAAAGAGAGTACAACAACTATTTGGCAAAAAGATTTACAGGTGAAAGTATTAGAGCAAAAAGTAAATGAAACTTTTGATGAAATAATACAATTGGCAAAAGAAAACCATCCCGAATTCTGGGGACGTTTTCAAGAAGTATATCCTGATTTTCGTAGTAAAATTCTCAGTATTAATCCTACTTTAAAAGTTTCCGAACTCGTCTTATCGGCTTATATTTATTTAGGGTTTAATACAAAAGATATTGCTAATTATACCTTTAAGGCTGTCCAGACGATAAAAAATAATAAATATAATCTAAGAAAAAGATTAAATATCCCTGCACAGGAAGATATAGTAGTTTGGATAAGAAATAAGACGGATAAAGAAATTAATATTTAG
- a CDS encoding ABC transporter substrate-binding protein, translating to MKQKILLLFTVFSLIACKRESKISSSDWTNISNRTQFKEHDGVLELKSGNFTYNFKQNQTPFKKIILLNASMAGYISELGAENVIIGVSSPEYIYSEKIQNLIKEGKIQNVGSEQKYDVEKIISMKPDAIFTNHIASFDNTYELLKNNGIQVIFLDEYMEQKPLEKTAYIKIFGEFLGKEKEAATKYQEVEKNYSDLKQLASKAKEKPVVLANEMYGDVWYLPGGNTSVAHYISDAHANYIMKDNKDEKALTMSFEEVYAKAGGVQYWVNAGSHASKKEMLGMNPFYGKLDVFNKGKIYTIAGKEKLKANDFFESGVIRADLILKDYIKIFHPELLPDYQLTYMKELQ from the coding sequence ATGAAACAGAAAATTTTACTTTTATTTACGGTCTTCTCGCTAATTGCCTGTAAAAGAGAATCAAAAATTTCGTCCTCAGATTGGACAAATATCTCAAACCGCACCCAATTTAAGGAACATGATGGTGTCCTGGAGCTAAAATCGGGGAATTTTACTTATAATTTTAAGCAAAATCAGACTCCTTTCAAGAAAATAATCCTGCTGAATGCAAGTATGGCCGGATATATTTCGGAGCTTGGAGCGGAAAATGTAATCATAGGAGTTTCCAGTCCGGAGTATATTTATTCAGAAAAAATTCAGAATCTGATTAAAGAAGGAAAAATTCAGAATGTAGGAAGCGAACAAAAGTATGATGTGGAAAAGATCATCTCTATGAAACCGGATGCTATTTTTACCAATCATATTGCAAGTTTTGATAATACTTATGAGCTTTTAAAGAATAACGGTATCCAGGTCATATTTCTGGATGAATATATGGAACAGAAACCTTTGGAAAAAACGGCTTACATCAAGATTTTCGGAGAGTTTTTAGGAAAAGAGAAAGAAGCGGCAACCAAATATCAGGAAGTGGAGAAAAACTACAGCGATCTGAAGCAGCTTGCGTCAAAAGCAAAAGAAAAACCTGTTGTACTTGCCAATGAGATGTATGGAGACGTTTGGTATCTTCCGGGAGGAAATACTTCCGTGGCTCATTATATTTCAGATGCCCATGCGAATTATATCATGAAGGATAATAAAGACGAAAAAGCATTGACAATGAGTTTTGAGGAAGTATATGCCAAAGCCGGTGGTGTTCAGTACTGGGTAAATGCAGGAAGCCATGCTTCGAAAAAAGAAATGCTTGGCATGAATCCTTTCTATGGGAAACTGGATGTATTCAATAAAGGGAAAATATATACCATTGCCGGAAAAGAAAAACTGAAAGCCAATGATTTTTTTGAAAGCGGTGTGATAAGGGCAGATCTGATCCTTAAAGATTATATTAAGATCTTCCATCCGGAACTTTTACCAGATTATCAGCTTACTTATATGAAAGAATTGCAGTAA
- the mtgA gene encoding monofunctional biosynthetic peptidoglycan transglycosylase, with protein MWKKIKQLIFIILVLNVVFIIWGRFFNPPITLTQIGGLFEYGKLHRDYISYDEMGNNVKKAVIASEDQKFFVHDGFDYTAIEKAMKYNEKGKKIRGGSTISQQTAKNVFLWQGRSWVRKGLEAVYTFIIEKVWTKDIILERYLNSIEMGQGVFGVEAAAQYYFGKSSKDLSVSDAAWIAAVLPNPKKYDPKNPSPYLRKKHNWIMRQMRNVSLK; from the coding sequence ATGTGGAAAAAAATTAAACAGCTTATCTTCATCATTCTTGTTCTGAATGTAGTTTTTATCATCTGGGGTAGATTTTTTAATCCTCCCATCACTCTTACCCAGATTGGAGGACTTTTTGAATATGGAAAACTGCACAGGGATTACATTTCCTATGACGAAATGGGAAACAATGTGAAAAAAGCCGTAATTGCCTCAGAAGATCAGAAATTTTTTGTTCATGACGGTTTCGATTATACAGCCATTGAAAAGGCGATGAAATATAATGAGAAAGGCAAAAAAATAAGAGGTGGAAGCACCATTTCCCAGCAGACGGCAAAGAATGTATTTCTCTGGCAGGGCAGAAGCTGGGTAAGAAAAGGACTGGAAGCGGTGTATACTTTCATCATCGAAAAAGTATGGACAAAAGATATTATCCTTGAAAGATACCTGAATTCCATAGAAATGGGGCAGGGAGTATTTGGAGTGGAAGCTGCGGCACAATATTATTTTGGCAAATCATCCAAAGATTTAAGTGTCTCAGATGCAGCGTGGATTGCTGCTGTATTGCCTAATCCAAAGAAGTATGATCCTAAAAATCCATCCCCATATCTGAGAAAGAAACATAATTGGATTATGAGACAGATGAGGAATGTGAGTTTGAAATAG
- a CDS encoding recombinase gives MKFFNSSTNFESVLKKYFSFKNETLSLEPFAEFLETIKEADFTDVLNFFRSNPDFAQNFKYYIHNIFRGRPFNLSLTEANILSENAFLPELKKRILNKVLPPVENENTVWYMIDNVSMWPKKDLKYLHNLPENEINEFLHLLGASDFIIRPNVKKELIFSMNILSWRVTGMAMEVEVVRMAPQYRNLDNPFLALQNELETLADDLVKDPEVQLHSKDSRYKQIKIYAEQCQEFVNIAFKNSAKYGISGKINQSLLKIRQQTERIYEIVQLLVIDSEEDVQIKSKQLIFNILSYKSHKNNISDLINDSTRLISHLITNHTAEAGTHYITSNRKEYMTMFYKASGGGIIVGALCVLKMLYGYIPGSDFSHAFLYSMNYAMGFVMIYLMGFTLATKQPAMTAATMTKVLSEEGNAQRNNTEFAHLVSKLFRSQFIAFVGNVLLAFPVALAIIYGLDVFFSQNLAVERSDKLLKDLDPFKSKAILHASIAGFYLFISGIISGNIGNNSVFYQIPERIAKNLSIRSFFGKKFAKGLSKYYAKNWPGIISNFWFGVFLGATAPVGMFFGLDLDIRHITFAAGNFALGLYGKDFSVDSYTFWISFFTVFLIGFFNFLVSFSLSMFLAFRSRKMNFGQVSEIYKEIFRYFTKHPLKFFLPLSSGLDKKADDLMSSTISNKSEEH, from the coding sequence ATGAAATTCTTTAATTCCAGCACAAATTTTGAGTCAGTTCTTAAAAAATATTTTTCTTTTAAGAACGAAACTCTTTCTTTAGAACCCTTTGCAGAGTTTCTGGAGACCATAAAAGAGGCGGACTTTACAGATGTGCTTAATTTCTTCAGAAGCAATCCTGATTTTGCTCAGAACTTTAAATATTACATTCATAATATTTTTAGAGGAAGACCTTTCAACCTTTCCCTTACAGAAGCGAATATTCTTTCAGAAAATGCCTTTTTACCTGAGCTTAAAAAAAGAATACTGAACAAGGTTCTGCCACCCGTTGAAAACGAAAATACGGTTTGGTACATGATCGATAATGTCAGTATGTGGCCGAAAAAAGATTTGAAATATCTCCATAATCTTCCTGAAAACGAGATCAATGAATTTTTACATTTATTGGGAGCATCGGATTTTATTATCCGTCCTAATGTGAAAAAAGAACTTATATTCTCTATGAACATCCTTTCCTGGAGGGTAACCGGAATGGCGATGGAAGTGGAAGTAGTGAGAATGGCACCTCAATACAGAAATTTAGACAATCCCTTTCTGGCTCTACAGAATGAGCTGGAGACATTGGCAGATGATCTTGTAAAAGATCCGGAAGTACAGCTGCATTCAAAAGACAGCAGATATAAGCAGATAAAAATCTACGCAGAACAATGCCAGGAGTTTGTGAATATTGCTTTTAAAAATTCCGCTAAATATGGTATTTCAGGAAAGATTAATCAATCCCTGTTAAAAATCCGTCAGCAGACAGAAAGAATTTATGAGATCGTACAATTACTGGTAATTGATTCCGAAGAAGATGTTCAGATCAAATCAAAACAGCTGATCTTTAATATCCTGAGCTATAAATCCCATAAAAATAACATTTCAGATCTTATCAACGACAGTACAAGGCTGATCTCCCATCTTATTACCAACCATACTGCAGAAGCCGGAACTCACTATATAACTTCTAACCGGAAAGAGTATATGACCATGTTCTACAAGGCAAGCGGCGGTGGAATAATTGTAGGAGCGCTCTGTGTTCTGAAAATGCTGTATGGATATATTCCCGGAAGTGATTTTTCACACGCTTTCCTATACTCCATGAACTATGCAATGGGATTCGTGATGATCTATCTGATGGGTTTTACCCTTGCTACAAAACAGCCGGCCATGACTGCCGCTACGATGACAAAAGTATTATCCGAAGAGGGGAATGCCCAAAGAAATAATACAGAATTTGCCCATTTGGTATCTAAATTATTCAGAAGTCAGTTCATTGCCTTTGTAGGGAATGTGTTGCTTGCTTTTCCGGTAGCGCTTGCCATTATTTATGGACTGGATGTCTTTTTCTCACAAAATCTTGCCGTTGAACGTTCTGATAAATTGTTAAAAGACCTCGATCCTTTTAAATCAAAAGCTATCCTGCACGCAAGTATTGCCGGATTCTATCTCTTTATTTCCGGAATTATTTCGGGAAATATCGGGAACAACTCGGTATTTTATCAGATCCCGGAAAGAATTGCCAAAAACCTTTCAATCAGAAGCTTTTTCGGAAAGAAATTCGCAAAAGGACTTTCAAAATATTATGCTAAAAACTGGCCGGGAATTATTTCCAATTTCTGGTTTGGAGTTTTCCTTGGAGCAACTGCACCTGTCGGAATGTTTTTCGGGCTGGATCTGGATATCAGACACATTACCTTTGCCGCCGGAAACTTTGCATTAGGACTGTACGGAAAAGATTTTTCAGTAGATTCCTATACATTCTGGATATCCTTTTTTACCGTCTTTTTAATCGGATTCTTCAACTTCCTGGTAAGTTTTAGTTTATCCATGTTTTTGGCCTTCAGGTCAAGAAAAATGAACTTTGGGCAGGTAAGTGAAATCTATAAAGAGATTTTCAGATACTTTACGAAACATCCGCTGAAATTCTTCCTGCCGCTTAGCTCAGGTCTGGACAAGAAAGCAGACGATTTGATGAGCAGTACCATTTCTAATAAATCAGAAGAACATTAA
- a CDS encoding four helix bundle protein: MSYRNLDIYKIAFDLFLKTHKASLLLPKYELFELGSQLRRSSDSVITNIVEGYGRSTYRNDYIRFLIYSHASNDETINHLEKIMILYPNFSLEFETLRNEYNTLGGKINIYKKWVIENWNKNNLQ, encoded by the coding sequence ATGAGTTATAGAAATCTGGATATTTATAAAATAGCTTTCGACTTATTTTTAAAAACCCATAAAGCCTCCCTGCTTCTGCCTAAATATGAACTGTTTGAATTAGGCAGCCAATTAAGAAGATCTTCAGATTCAGTCATTACAAATATTGTTGAAGGCTATGGTAGATCAACTTATAGGAATGACTACATTCGCTTCCTGATTTACAGCCATGCGAGTAATGATGAAACAATTAACCATCTGGAAAAAATCATGATATTATATCCTAATTTTTCCTTAGAATTTGAGACATTAAGAAATGAATACAACACATTAGGCGGAAAAATCAACATTTATAAAAAATGGGTCATAGAAAATTGGAATAAAAATAATCTACAGTAA
- the recF gene encoding DNA replication/repair protein RecF (All proteins in this family for which functions are known are DNA-binding proteins that assist the filamentation of RecA onto DNA for the initiation of recombination or recombinational repair.), whose translation MIIKKLSLYNFKNHSEKKFEFSPQINCFVGNNGVGKTNILDALHYLSVGKSFLGNTDLNNIKQEEDFFTIDAEIQNDDSEDIIRITQPKEAKKVIKKNDKNYDRLADHIGYLPSVMISPYDSNLISDSGESRRKFLDAMISQTDSEYLFDLIQYQKTIQQRNALLKYFAKNRTWDKDSLEIYDDPITRSGTKIFKKRKEFVEQLNPIVQNFYRIISGGKETVSVIYESHLLEDSFDNLLRESLERDRMLTYTSKGIHKDDLLFEMDDVLIKKIGSQGQQKSFLISLKLAQMSLVKELTKKTPILLLDDIFDKLDDTRVSQLIELVNKESFGQIFITDTHRERTESVVKKINEESIIFEV comes from the coding sequence ATGATTATCAAAAAGCTTTCCCTCTATAATTTCAAAAACCACTCTGAGAAAAAATTTGAATTCTCTCCGCAAATCAACTGTTTTGTAGGTAATAACGGCGTTGGGAAAACTAATATTCTGGATGCTTTGCATTATTTATCCGTAGGAAAAAGCTTTTTAGGAAATACGGACCTTAACAATATTAAACAGGAGGAAGACTTTTTTACCATTGACGCGGAAATTCAGAATGACGACAGCGAAGATATCATCAGAATTACCCAGCCTAAGGAAGCTAAAAAGGTCATCAAAAAGAATGATAAAAACTACGACAGGCTTGCTGATCATATCGGTTATCTTCCAAGTGTTATGATCTCGCCTTATGATTCTAATCTTATTTCGGATTCCGGGGAAAGCAGACGAAAGTTTCTGGATGCAATGATCTCTCAGACGGATTCTGAATATCTTTTTGATCTTATTCAGTATCAGAAGACCATTCAGCAGCGAAATGCGTTACTGAAATATTTTGCAAAAAACAGAACCTGGGACAAAGATTCTCTGGAAATCTATGATGATCCGATCACCAGATCCGGAACAAAAATATTTAAGAAAAGAAAAGAATTTGTAGAACAGCTCAATCCAATTGTTCAGAATTTCTATCGTATTATTTCCGGTGGCAAAGAAACGGTATCTGTTATTTACGAATCTCACCTATTGGAGGATTCTTTTGACAATCTTTTAAGGGAAAGCCTTGAGAGAGACCGTATGCTCACGTATACTTCAAAAGGAATCCATAAGGATGATCTTCTTTTTGAAATGGATGATGTGTTAATCAAAAAAATCGGATCTCAGGGACAGCAGAAATCGTTCCTGATCTCTTTAAAACTGGCTCAGATGAGTCTTGTAAAAGAGCTCACCAAAAAGACTCCTATCCTGTTGCTTGATGATATTTTCGATAAGCTTGATGATACCAGAGTTTCGCAATTGATTGAACTTGTCAACAAGGAAAGTTTCGGACAGATTTTCATTACAGATACTCACAGAGAGCGTACGGAAAGTGTTGTGAAGAAAATTAATGAGGAAAGTATCATTTTTGAAGTTTAA